Sequence from the Suncus etruscus isolate mSunEtr1 chromosome 1, mSunEtr1.pri.cur, whole genome shotgun sequence genome:
gtgctggagattgaacccagttggccatATTCCAACCACCACCCCACCAATTCAGAGTGGGGCCCTCAGACTAGGTCCCCCTTACCCTAATCCTCACCTCATACGTGTGGTCTTCTTCCATGCCAGGCTTGCCATCATCCTGGTGGATCAAAATGGGGAGATGGAGGATTAGCTGGGTACACTGGCCTGGGGGGTGGGGTCAGGGGTCAAGGGTCAGGTACTCTGGGCTGGAGCAGCTGCATGGATGAATGAACCACTGAGGATGGCTATGGGGGTGGCTATGGAGAAGGAACACTTCATATGCCGTGTCTGTGCCATTCTTACCCCACCTTTGACCCCCTCACCTTGTCCAGCAGCAAGAAGATGGGCACAACGATGAAGACGATGATGAGCAGGGTCTGGATCATGATGATCCCATCCTTCAGCATGTTCCTTTGCTGAAGCTCGGCCACCGTGCTGAACCCTGGGCAGGAGGATGGCAGTGAGATTGGGTCTCCCCTTCCCCTGTGGGCCTGCTGCCTCCCAGGACAGCCTCCTCTCCAGTGTGGCCCTGTGGGAGCTGGAGTTGGGGGAGTGGGCGGGAACTCATGTGGCAGGGTGGTGGGTGCCCGTACCCATGACACGCAGCTCTGTGCCACAGCCCACATGAGAGGTCTTGTCTGGGCACTTCTGGCGACAGAAGTAGATGCCGTTGTCCTGGTACTGGATGCCTTGGATGATGAGGGTGATAATCGATTGGGTCTTGTTCTGGTAGATCCTTGGAGGATCTAAGGTCAGTAACTTGGGCGCCTGGTCCCCCTCTTGCTTCCAGAGCCACTCCACTTGGTCCTCTGTTTTTACTTGGCACCGGATCATCACCTTGGAACCACGTTTCCTGGCCACAAAACGTGGGTTCTGCCGTATCAGGGAACAAGGGCTGCCTGTGGACACCATAGCTGGGATCAAAATG
This genomic interval carries:
- the CD79B gene encoding B-cell antigen receptor complex-associated protein beta chain, whose translation is MAGPQLMPVASHWLLLLLLLLLSGELVPANNTEGFYEDFTATMPALIALDLMPLSHLPLRGWAKATSEASEGGLRPVEAWAAGRQSSILIPAMVSTGSPCSLIRQNPRFVARKRGSKVMIRCQVKTEDQVEWLWKQEGDQAPKLLTLDPPRIYQNKTQSIITLIIQGIQYQDNGIYFCRQKCPDKTSHVGCGTELRVMGFSTVAELQQRNMLKDGIIMIQTLLIIVFIVVPIFLLLDKDDGKPGMEEDHTYEGLNIDQTATYEDIVTLRTGEVKWSVGEHPGQE